Proteins from one Thaumasiovibrio subtropicus genomic window:
- the recO gene encoding DNA repair protein RecO, whose protein sequence is MEGLQRGFVLQAKPYSETSLIIDLFSESVGRISLMAKGARGKRSALKGALQPFTPLLLKWSGKGAMKTLRHAEPISLAIPLSGPMLYSALYLNEILSRVLEDNTAYPQLFLDYLNALRELAQTQNPEPALRRFELALLVQLGYGIDFLHCAGSGEEVDDTMTYRFREQQGFIASLMQGQLTFTGRQLKAIAARQFETQDQLQAAKRFTRMALKPYLGPKPLKSRELFLPRSRSTEK, encoded by the coding sequence ATGGAAGGGTTGCAACGCGGATTTGTTCTTCAGGCTAAGCCATACAGTGAAACCAGCTTGATCATTGACCTTTTCAGTGAATCAGTGGGTCGGATTAGCTTGATGGCGAAAGGGGCGCGAGGTAAGCGCTCGGCATTGAAGGGAGCGTTGCAACCTTTTACACCTTTGTTGCTGAAGTGGAGTGGCAAAGGGGCGATGAAGACATTGCGCCATGCTGAGCCGATCAGCTTGGCCATTCCTCTCAGTGGGCCGATGCTCTATTCGGCACTGTATCTCAACGAAATCCTCTCAAGAGTATTAGAAGACAACACCGCTTATCCGCAGCTTTTTCTTGATTACCTCAACGCTTTGAGAGAGTTGGCGCAAACTCAAAATCCCGAGCCCGCATTGCGGCGTTTTGAACTAGCACTGTTGGTACAGCTGGGCTATGGTATTGATTTCTTACACTGTGCGGGCAGTGGTGAAGAAGTGGATGACACCATGACGTACCGCTTTCGAGAGCAGCAAGGATTTATCGCTTCCTTAATGCAAGGCCAGCTCACGTTTACTGGACGGCAGTTAAAAGCCATCGCCGCCAGACAGTTTGAAACACAAGATCAATTACAAGCCGCAAAACGCTTCACTCGGATGGCATTGAAGCCGTATTTGGGGCCAAAACCGTTAAAGAGCCGGGAGCTATTTCTCCCCCGGTCAAGGAGTACCGAAAAATGA
- the relA gene encoding GTP diphosphokinase: MVAIRGAHLTENRAFELAQWAESLQQDKQTKKRIIATYQLCEQQVEGSDYAPLVLWRGREMVEILVTLNMDASTLISALLFPIVEMGLYSHEALHDNHSKVIVEMVEGVEQMAAIGHLSAATGDTATSLQVDNIRRMLLSMVEDFRCVVIKLAERICHLREVKDEPDAIRRNVAKECANIYAPLANRLGIGQLKWEIEDYAFRYQHPDIYKQIAKQLSERRIDREQYIEEFVSDLAVSMKQSNIGAEVQGRPKHIYSIWRKMKKKNLAFDELFDVRAVRIVADEIQDCYAALGIVHTKYRHLPKEFDDYVANPKPNGYQSIHTVVLGPNGKTVEIQIRTKAMHEESELGVAAHWKYKEGGSGKGSAYDEKITWLRKLLAWQEEMSDSGDMLEELRSQVFDDRVYAFTPKGDVVDLPADATPLDFAYHIHSEVGHRCIGAKVEGRIVPFTYKLQMGDQVEIITQKEPNPSRDWLNPSLGFVTSSRARAKVHAWFRKQDRDKNIAAGKEILDIELVKINATLKDAEEYALKRFNVNSTDELFAGLGSGDLRINQVVNHINALVNKPTAEEEDQQLLEKLTESGTTTSTQKPSRDAIVVEGVDNLMTHLARCCQPIPGDDICGFVTQGRGISVHRSDCEQLEELRIHAPERIIDVVWGNFSGRYKITVRVLANERSGLLKDLTTTLANEKITVSGMKSRFDNKKQLAVMDFEIELEDLDTLGRVLKRIESLRDVAQARRLH; the protein is encoded by the coding sequence ATGGTCGCGATACGCGGTGCACATTTAACGGAAAATCGCGCATTTGAGTTGGCGCAATGGGCTGAGAGTCTGCAACAAGATAAGCAGACCAAGAAAAGAATTATTGCCACTTACCAGCTGTGTGAGCAGCAGGTAGAGGGGTCTGACTATGCGCCATTAGTTTTATGGCGTGGTCGAGAAATGGTTGAGATTCTGGTGACCTTGAATATGGACGCCAGCACGTTGATCTCAGCCTTGTTATTCCCGATTGTAGAGATGGGCCTCTATAGTCACGAAGCCCTGCATGATAACCACTCCAAGGTTATCGTTGAGATGGTCGAAGGCGTGGAGCAGATGGCGGCAATTGGCCATCTAAGTGCCGCGACAGGCGATACGGCGACCTCATTGCAAGTCGATAATATTCGTCGCATGCTGCTTTCAATGGTGGAAGATTTCCGCTGTGTGGTTATCAAGCTCGCAGAGCGTATTTGCCATCTACGCGAAGTGAAAGATGAGCCCGATGCTATTCGCCGTAATGTGGCAAAAGAGTGTGCGAACATCTACGCGCCTCTCGCCAACCGGTTAGGTATTGGTCAGCTCAAATGGGAAATTGAAGATTACGCGTTCCGCTACCAACACCCCGATATTTACAAACAAATAGCCAAGCAACTGTCTGAGCGCCGTATTGATCGCGAGCAGTATATTGAAGAGTTTGTGAGCGATCTTGCCGTATCCATGAAACAGTCCAATATTGGTGCGGAAGTGCAAGGGCGGCCGAAGCACATATACAGTATTTGGCGCAAGATGAAGAAAAAGAACCTTGCGTTTGATGAGCTGTTTGATGTGCGAGCGGTGCGTATTGTTGCGGATGAGATTCAAGATTGCTACGCCGCATTAGGCATAGTGCACACCAAGTATCGTCATCTTCCCAAAGAGTTTGATGATTATGTTGCTAACCCAAAGCCAAACGGATACCAGTCTATCCACACAGTGGTTTTGGGGCCGAATGGTAAAACGGTCGAGATTCAGATTCGCACCAAGGCAATGCATGAAGAGTCAGAGCTTGGCGTCGCTGCGCACTGGAAGTACAAAGAAGGGGGTAGCGGTAAAGGTTCAGCCTACGACGAAAAGATCACTTGGTTACGTAAGCTACTAGCGTGGCAAGAAGAGATGTCTGATTCTGGTGATATGCTTGAAGAGCTTCGGAGTCAGGTGTTTGATGATCGCGTCTATGCCTTTACACCAAAGGGGGATGTTGTCGATCTACCCGCCGATGCCACACCACTCGATTTTGCCTATCACATTCACTCTGAAGTGGGTCACCGTTGCATTGGCGCAAAAGTTGAGGGCCGTATTGTCCCGTTCACTTATAAGCTGCAAATGGGCGATCAAGTTGAAATCATCACTCAGAAAGAGCCGAACCCCTCTCGCGATTGGCTGAATCCAAGTTTAGGGTTTGTGACCTCCAGTCGAGCGCGTGCCAAAGTACACGCTTGGTTCCGTAAGCAAGATCGCGATAAGAACATCGCCGCGGGGAAAGAGATCCTTGACATTGAGCTAGTTAAAATCAATGCCACATTAAAAGACGCAGAAGAGTATGCGTTAAAACGCTTCAATGTGAACAGCACTGATGAACTGTTTGCTGGCTTAGGAAGTGGCGATCTACGCATCAATCAGGTTGTTAATCATATCAATGCCTTGGTTAATAAGCCGACGGCAGAGGAAGAAGATCAGCAACTGCTCGAAAAACTCACTGAAAGTGGCACTACGACCTCGACCCAAAAGCCGAGTCGAGATGCCATTGTGGTGGAGGGTGTCGATAACTTAATGACACATCTCGCACGTTGTTGTCAGCCGATACCCGGTGATGATATTTGTGGTTTTGTCACCCAAGGGCGCGGTATCTCTGTGCACCGAAGCGATTGTGAACAACTCGAAGAGCTACGCATCCACGCCCCTGAGCGCATTATTGACGTGGTCTGGGGTAACTTCAGCGGCCGATATAAGATCACCGTACGTGTGCTAGCGAATGAACGCAGTGGTCTGTTAAAAGATCTGACAACCACACTCGCCAACGAAAAGATCACGGTCAGTGGTATGAAGAGCCGCTTCGATAACAAGAAGCAGTTGGCCGTGATGGACTTTGAGATTGAGCTCGAAGACTTAGACACCCTTGGTCGTGTGTTGAAGCGTATTGAGTCATTGCGCGATGTTGCTCAAGCGCGCAGGTTACATTAA
- the barA gene encoding two-component sensor histidine kinase BarA, whose protein sequence is MTKYGLRARVFTLTLAPTLIIGLLLSGFFTINRYQDLETQLSVTGNNIIEPLAIATGNGMSTNNRESVRYMINYAHRKHSDIIRTIAVFDKNNELFVTSNFHRNFEYLMFPADEPFPTNTRLKWHDNALVFKTPIIVENDFTNLNRGDENDSILGYVALEIDLSALRLQQYQEMFTAALVLSLGLAISGIFAYKLTKEVTGPITDMVDMVDRIRRGHIDTRIEGRMIGELDTLKNGINAMAISLSDYHGEMQQSIDQATSDLLETLEQLEIQNVELDIAKKRAQEAARVKSEFLANMSHELRTPLNGVIGFTRQMLKTQLTTSQRDYLHTIEKSANNLLTIINDILDFSKLEAGKLLLENIPFDFHDSLDEVMRLLAPSAHEKGLELTLKVDHRVPFGLIGDPMRIQQILTNLIGNSVKFTERGNIDISVELKSERDNAIDLQFMVRDTGIGISERQQAQLFQAFSQADASISRRYGGTGLGLVITQKLVSQMEGEVGFTSRLHQGSTFWFSVRLMKTDLPVSQPLDIHSLLGKKVLLIEANMQAASIIQQNLIRGGLHVTYRSTIPEKVEPHDFAIYNLTPSNIPDLTQLEADICLLEQFAPQVFAMLPSTELALSEHLLARGISGCLPKPVAARKLFELLMDPDISTSNLSVVPSLPNPIAPLRIMAVDDNPANLKLITALLKERVEQVDKATNGKQALEYATQHEYDLIFMDIQMPEMDGVTACKEIRKTPLNAETPIVAVTAHAMAGERERLLSEGMDDYLTKPIEEHILEQIFASWIDTSALNTPTPEAEPLQEPPSQPSSEPLISENGSINWSQAMQQSAGKEDLAQDMLQMLLDYMPEVELLVNEALDGKDVDLWPPIHKLHGSCAYSGVPKLKKLCHDIETLLKQETPLSDIEPELFELVDEMNNVVKASQEFLVAS, encoded by the coding sequence ATGACCAAATACGGACTTCGGGCTCGGGTCTTTACCCTGACATTAGCCCCCACCCTGATTATCGGCTTACTGCTTAGTGGTTTCTTCACCATCAACCGCTATCAGGACCTCGAGACACAACTCTCAGTCACGGGTAACAATATTATAGAGCCTTTAGCGATTGCGACAGGCAATGGGATGAGCACTAACAACCGCGAGTCGGTGCGGTATATGATTAACTATGCGCACCGCAAGCACTCCGACATCATTCGTACCATTGCGGTGTTTGATAAGAACAATGAACTGTTCGTCACCTCCAACTTCCATCGCAATTTTGAATATCTCATGTTCCCGGCTGATGAGCCTTTCCCCACGAACACCCGACTCAAGTGGCATGACAATGCTTTAGTCTTTAAAACCCCTATTATTGTCGAAAATGATTTCACCAACCTGAACCGGGGAGATGAAAACGACAGCATACTCGGTTATGTCGCGCTTGAAATTGACTTAAGCGCGCTGAGGCTGCAGCAATACCAAGAGATGTTCACCGCTGCACTTGTGTTGAGCTTAGGCTTAGCCATTTCAGGGATTTTCGCATATAAACTCACCAAAGAGGTCACAGGTCCCATCACTGACATGGTGGACATGGTGGATCGTATTCGTCGTGGTCATATCGACACCCGAATTGAAGGCCGGATGATCGGCGAGCTAGATACGCTAAAAAATGGTATCAACGCTATGGCGATTTCATTGTCTGACTACCATGGTGAGATGCAGCAGAGTATTGACCAAGCGACATCGGATCTACTGGAAACCTTAGAGCAGCTCGAGATCCAAAATGTCGAGCTCGATATCGCTAAAAAGCGCGCGCAGGAAGCGGCACGCGTCAAGTCGGAGTTCTTGGCAAACATGTCACATGAGCTCCGCACGCCACTCAATGGGGTCATTGGCTTTACGCGTCAGATGTTGAAGACACAACTCACCACCAGCCAACGTGACTACCTACATACGATTGAAAAGTCGGCGAACAACCTCTTAACGATCATTAATGATATTCTCGACTTCTCGAAGCTTGAAGCCGGTAAACTCCTGTTAGAGAACATTCCGTTCGATTTCCATGACTCTCTCGACGAAGTGATGCGTTTGTTGGCACCCAGTGCTCATGAGAAAGGGCTAGAACTTACGCTAAAAGTGGATCACCGTGTTCCTTTTGGGTTAATCGGCGACCCAATGCGCATTCAGCAAATTTTAACCAATCTCATTGGTAACTCAGTCAAATTCACTGAACGCGGTAACATCGATATCTCTGTTGAACTCAAATCAGAACGCGATAACGCCATCGATCTCCAATTTATGGTCCGCGACACCGGCATTGGTATTTCCGAACGCCAACAAGCACAACTGTTTCAGGCATTTAGTCAGGCTGACGCCTCTATTTCGCGTCGCTATGGCGGTACGGGCCTTGGCTTGGTTATCACCCAGAAACTCGTTAGCCAAATGGAAGGAGAAGTCGGTTTTACTAGTCGCCTCCATCAAGGGTCAACATTCTGGTTCTCAGTGCGCTTGATGAAAACCGATTTGCCTGTATCTCAACCGCTAGATATCCATTCACTGCTCGGCAAGAAAGTCTTGCTCATTGAAGCGAACATGCAAGCGGCGTCAATAATCCAACAAAACCTTATCCGCGGTGGTTTGCATGTCACTTATCGCTCAACCATTCCAGAAAAGGTCGAGCCGCATGACTTTGCTATCTACAATTTAACCCCGAGTAACATTCCTGATCTTACCCAGCTTGAAGCAGATATATGCTTACTTGAACAGTTTGCACCGCAGGTCTTTGCGATGCTCCCTAGCACCGAGCTCGCGTTATCAGAACACTTACTCGCGCGAGGCATTAGTGGCTGCTTACCTAAGCCTGTTGCTGCACGTAAGCTATTTGAGCTTCTGATGGATCCGGATATCAGCACCAGTAACTTAAGTGTGGTTCCATCTCTGCCTAACCCTATTGCTCCGCTGCGGATCATGGCTGTGGATGACAACCCAGCAAACTTAAAGCTGATCACCGCACTACTCAAAGAGCGAGTTGAACAAGTCGATAAAGCCACCAACGGCAAGCAAGCCCTCGAATATGCCACACAGCACGAATACGATTTGATCTTCATGGATATTCAAATGCCTGAGATGGATGGGGTCACTGCGTGTAAAGAGATCCGTAAAACACCACTGAATGCCGAGACCCCCATCGTCGCGGTCACAGCGCATGCTATGGCAGGAGAACGTGAGCGCTTACTCAGTGAAGGAATGGATGACTACCTCACCAAACCGATTGAAGAGCATATTTTAGAACAGATATTTGCAAGCTGGATTGATACTTCTGCACTCAATACGCCAACACCAGAGGCTGAACCTCTTCAGGAGCCGCCATCGCAACCCAGCAGCGAGCCCTTGATTAGCGAGAATGGCAGTATCAATTGGTCACAAGCGATGCAGCAATCAGCCGGTAAAGAAGATTTAGCCCAAGATATGCTGCAAATGCTACTCGATTACATGCCTGAAGTTGAGCTCTTGGTCAACGAAGCCCTTGACGGTAAAGATGTTGACCTATGGCCACCAATCCACAAGCTACATGGTAGCTGCGCGTACTCCGGTGTCCCTAAGCTCAAGAAGCTCTGCCACGACATCGAAACCTTGTTGAAACAGGAAACGCCGCTGAGCGATATTGAACCTGAGCTGTTTGAACTAGTTGATGAAATGAATAACGTCGTTAAAGCGTCGCAAGAGTTTCTTGTCGCCAGCTAA
- the rlmD gene encoding 23S rRNA (uracil(1939)-C(5))-methyltransferase RlmD: MAQFFKPQRRKVADTKHKSLLVTRLDAHGAGVGNLDGKTVFVDGVLPGEEALIQFTEQKRNYAKAKLIKLLKTTAERLPPFCQHYQRCGGCNLQHLAHQAQVGLKSAAVERLFQPYLEIAERVEPIIGDSLGYRRSARLSLWLDKQNQLQVGFREKGSKAIVDVVACEVLSPKLMALLPELKKCVMRFKQPRALGHIELIDADNGIVVMLRHTAALKPQHLNTLQQFAEQNEVMLFHSADGKVTTQLCGPAPYYEIEQCKVFFQPGDFIQVNRAVNVDMVRQALDWLELDSQERVLDLFCGLGNFSLPLATRVAEVVGVEGVDEMVMRAAQNAKANGLSNARFYQANLDEDFSTQVWAAEPFDKVLLDPARAGAAGVMEHVVNLAAKKVVYVSCNPATLARDSEILLKNGYQLTKLGTMDMFPHTGHTESMALFTKL; this comes from the coding sequence ATGGCGCAGTTTTTTAAGCCGCAACGACGTAAAGTTGCCGATACCAAACATAAATCACTTCTCGTTACGCGTTTGGATGCGCACGGAGCCGGGGTAGGAAACCTCGACGGTAAAACCGTTTTTGTTGATGGGGTGCTGCCAGGAGAAGAGGCACTAATCCAATTTACCGAGCAGAAACGAAATTATGCTAAAGCAAAGCTGATCAAACTTTTAAAAACCACAGCTGAGCGTCTCCCCCCGTTTTGTCAACACTATCAACGGTGTGGAGGATGTAACTTACAGCATCTGGCGCATCAAGCGCAGGTAGGGTTAAAAAGTGCCGCGGTTGAGCGTTTGTTTCAGCCATATCTCGAAATCGCTGAACGTGTTGAGCCCATCATTGGTGACAGCTTAGGATATCGACGTAGTGCTCGGTTGAGTCTTTGGCTTGATAAGCAAAATCAGTTGCAAGTCGGGTTTCGCGAAAAAGGCAGTAAAGCGATCGTCGATGTCGTTGCCTGTGAGGTGCTTTCGCCCAAGCTAATGGCATTGCTCCCTGAGTTAAAAAAATGCGTTATGCGTTTCAAGCAGCCACGTGCGTTGGGGCATATCGAGTTGATTGATGCGGATAACGGTATTGTTGTCATGCTACGGCATACTGCAGCACTAAAACCGCAACACCTTAATACATTGCAACAGTTTGCGGAGCAAAATGAGGTGATGTTGTTCCACTCTGCTGATGGCAAGGTAACGACCCAACTGTGTGGTCCTGCTCCCTACTATGAAATTGAACAATGTAAGGTGTTTTTCCAGCCAGGAGATTTCATTCAGGTAAACCGCGCTGTCAATGTCGATATGGTTAGACAGGCGCTGGATTGGTTGGAGCTAGATAGCCAAGAGCGTGTTCTCGATCTCTTCTGTGGGTTGGGTAATTTCTCATTGCCATTGGCTACCCGTGTCGCTGAGGTTGTCGGTGTGGAGGGCGTGGATGAGATGGTGATGCGTGCTGCGCAGAATGCGAAAGCGAATGGATTAAGTAATGCGCGATTTTATCAAGCGAATTTGGATGAGGATTTCAGTACCCAAGTTTGGGCCGCAGAGCCTTTTGATAAAGTGCTGCTGGACCCAGCTCGTGCGGGCGCAGCGGGTGTGATGGAACATGTGGTGAACTTGGCAGCCAAGAAAGTGGTCTATGTATCTTGCAACCCGGCGACCCTCGCGCGGGACAGTGAGATCTTACTGAAAAACGGTTATCAGTTAACCAAACTCGGTACTATGGATATGTTTCCACACACTGGACATACAGAGTCCATGGCGTTATTCACTAAGTTATGA
- the era gene encoding GTPase Era — MTDKTHCGFIAIVGRPNVGKSTLLNRLVGQKLSITSRKPQTTRHRIMGVDTRDGYQAVYVDTPGLHIEEKRTINRLMNRAASSSLTDVELVLFLVDGTVWTEDDEMVLNKLKKSELPTVLLVNKVDNVKEKYDLFPHIEEISKKMDFKAVVPVSAKHGSGVDSVEEIVREHLPEGEYYFPEEYVTDRSQRFMASEIIREKLMRFTGDELPYSITVEIERFDYNPENDGFHINGLILVERKGQKKMVIGKAGEKIKTIGREARLDMEDLFERKVYLELWVKVKSGWADDERALRSLGYIDDL; from the coding sequence ATGACAGATAAAACACACTGTGGCTTTATTGCCATTGTTGGCCGCCCAAATGTCGGCAAATCAACGCTGCTGAATCGCCTAGTTGGTCAGAAGCTTTCAATTACATCGCGTAAACCACAGACCACTCGTCATCGTATTATGGGTGTTGATACGCGTGACGGCTACCAAGCGGTCTATGTTGATACACCTGGACTTCACATTGAAGAGAAACGCACCATCAACCGTTTGATGAACCGTGCGGCGAGTAGCTCATTGACCGACGTTGAGTTGGTGCTCTTTCTTGTCGACGGTACTGTTTGGACCGAAGATGACGAGATGGTCCTCAACAAGTTGAAAAAGTCGGAACTGCCGACAGTCTTGTTGGTGAATAAAGTCGATAACGTCAAAGAGAAGTACGATCTCTTCCCGCACATTGAAGAAATCTCTAAGAAGATGGATTTCAAAGCGGTGGTGCCGGTTTCCGCGAAGCACGGCTCCGGTGTTGATAGTGTCGAAGAGATTGTGCGTGAGCATTTGCCGGAAGGGGAATACTACTTCCCTGAAGAGTATGTGACTGACCGTTCTCAGCGCTTTATGGCCTCTGAAATTATCCGTGAAAAGCTAATGCGTTTTACGGGTGATGAATTGCCTTACTCAATTACTGTAGAAATTGAGCGCTTTGACTATAACCCTGAAAATGACGGCTTCCACATTAACGGTTTGATTCTGGTTGAGCGTAAAGGTCAGAAGAAAATGGTGATCGGTAAGGCGGGTGAAAAGATTAAAACCATCGGCCGTGAAGCACGGTTGGATATGGAAGATCTGTTTGAACGTAAGGTCTACCTCGAACTTTGGGTGAAAGTGAAATCCGGCTGGGCAGATGACGAACGAGCGCTGCGTAGTCTTGGATATATCGACGACCTATAA
- the acpS gene encoding holo-ACP synthase, translating into MAILGVGTDICQIDRVEGSLSRLGEAFAKRILTDQEMAVFHQRTHAHRFLAKRFAAKEAAAKALGTGIACGVTFHDFEISNDDKGKPLLTLQGAAKKRFEAMAGQHIHLSISDEKQYAVATVIYEA; encoded by the coding sequence ATGGCTATTCTCGGCGTTGGTACGGACATTTGTCAGATTGACCGTGTAGAAGGCAGTTTATCGCGATTAGGGGAGGCGTTTGCAAAACGTATTCTTACTGACCAAGAGATGGCTGTTTTCCACCAGCGTACCCATGCCCATCGCTTTCTTGCGAAGCGGTTTGCGGCAAAAGAAGCCGCCGCGAAAGCCCTTGGCACGGGGATAGCCTGTGGCGTGACGTTTCACGATTTTGAAATTAGCAATGACGATAAAGGTAAGCCCTTACTTACTTTGCAAGGTGCGGCGAAAAAGCGCTTTGAGGCGATGGCCGGTCAACATATTCACTTATCGATATCGGATGAAAAGCAATACGCAGTCGCGACAGTGATTTACGAAGCTTAG
- the pdxJ gene encoding pyridoxine 5'-phosphate synthase gives MNPILLGVNIDHIATLRNARGTKYPDPVHAAEVAERAGADGITIHLREDRRHITDRDVRILRETIQTRMNLEMAVTDEMVAIALEVKPEFVCLVPEKREELTTEGGLDVVGNLERVKAATEKLTAAGIEVSLFIDPDRAQIDAAVACGAPYIELHTGHYAEASSESEQQDELKKISAGATYAHDQGLKVNAGHGLTYHNVKPIAALPELIELNIGHSIIGRAAFDGLAKAVADMKVEMLEARR, from the coding sequence ATGAATCCAATTCTGCTAGGGGTCAATATCGATCATATCGCGACGTTGCGTAATGCGCGTGGCACTAAGTACCCAGATCCGGTACACGCAGCAGAGGTCGCAGAACGCGCGGGCGCAGATGGTATTACGATTCACTTGCGTGAAGACCGTCGTCATATTACCGATCGCGATGTGCGTATTTTGCGAGAAACCATCCAAACCCGCATGAACCTAGAAATGGCGGTGACGGATGAAATGGTGGCGATTGCGCTTGAAGTTAAACCTGAATTTGTCTGCCTAGTGCCTGAGAAGCGCGAAGAGTTAACCACAGAGGGCGGGCTGGATGTCGTGGGTAATTTGGAGCGCGTGAAAGCCGCAACAGAGAAACTGACGGCTGCCGGTATTGAGGTTTCTCTCTTCATTGACCCAGATCGTGCTCAGATTGATGCCGCGGTAGCATGTGGCGCACCGTACATCGAGCTTCACACGGGTCACTATGCAGAAGCAAGCAGTGAGTCGGAGCAGCAAGATGAGTTGAAGAAGATTTCAGCAGGGGCAACCTACGCCCATGATCAAGGACTCAAGGTGAATGCAGGTCACGGTCTGACCTACCACAATGTGAAGCCGATTGCGGCTTTGCCTGAATTGATCGAGCTTAACATTGGCCACTCTATCATTGGCCGAGCTGCTTTTGATGGCTTAGCAAAAGCCGTCGCGGACATGAAAGTCGAGATGCTGGAAGCGCGTCGTTAA
- the mazG gene encoding nucleoside triphosphate pyrophosphohydrolase, producing MSVKPIDELLAIMVKLRDPNGGCPWDLKQRFDTIVPHTIEEVYEVADAIERQDWQELREELGDLLFQIIFYSQLAKEDDLFSFEDVVTDLNDKLVRRHPHVFADRELADESALNASWEQEKAAEREEKGQQSVLDNIPNAFPALIRADKIQKRVARHGFDWDSFGPVVDKVHEEIDEVMAEVMQVSPDADRIEDEVGDLLFAAANLARHAGVKPEMALARANKKFERRFRQVEKNVLEQGKRLDECDLETLEAHWQAVKKREKNNAS from the coding sequence ATGTCTGTAAAACCGATTGATGAACTACTGGCAATCATGGTCAAACTGCGCGACCCAAATGGCGGATGTCCTTGGGATTTAAAGCAGCGTTTTGACACCATTGTGCCGCACACCATTGAAGAGGTGTATGAAGTGGCTGACGCGATAGAGCGACAGGATTGGCAAGAGCTTCGTGAAGAGCTGGGGGATTTGCTGTTCCAGATTATTTTTTACAGTCAACTGGCGAAAGAAGATGATCTGTTTAGCTTTGAAGATGTGGTCACCGATCTAAATGACAAACTAGTACGTCGTCATCCGCATGTGTTTGCAGACAGAGAACTCGCTGATGAGTCAGCACTCAATGCAAGTTGGGAGCAAGAAAAAGCGGCTGAGCGAGAAGAGAAAGGGCAGCAGAGCGTGTTGGATAACATTCCCAATGCGTTTCCGGCATTGATCCGCGCCGACAAAATTCAAAAGCGCGTAGCAAGGCATGGCTTTGACTGGGATAGCTTCGGGCCTGTGGTCGATAAGGTGCATGAAGAGATCGATGAAGTGATGGCGGAAGTCATGCAAGTGTCACCTGATGCAGACAGAATAGAAGATGAAGTGGGTGACTTACTGTTTGCTGCAGCAAATTTAGCTCGTCATGCAGGAGTGAAACCTGAAATGGCACTTGCTCGTGCAAATAAGAAGTTTGAACGTCGCTTTCGCCAAGTGGAAAAAAATGTGCTAGAACAAGGTAAGCGCTTGGATGAGTGTGACCTAGAAACCCTAGAGGCGCACTGGCAAGCGGTGAAAAAGCGTGAAAAAAACAACGCATCATAA